The bacterium genome includes the window TCGCGCGGCTCCACCACGGCAGCACTGCCAGGCTCGTCAGCCACCACACGGCCAAGCCGACCGCGGCCAGGAAAAGTCCTCCCACCAGATCATCGAAGTGCAAACCCGCGATGCGCAGCCCGCCGCCGTCGGTTCCGTACAGATAAGCCGGGGCGAGCACCAGAAGCCCGAGGACGGCGAAACCGACCCACAGCAGGGCCTGCGGCCGCCGACGAGCGAGGAGAGCGGCGACAGCGACCGCTACTGCTGCGCCCAGCGTCAGCCAGAGGCGTCCGGGCCAAGCGATCCACCAGGCCTGGGCGGCGGTCACGAGAGCCACGAGCAGAAGCAGCACGCCGCCCGCCGCCGCCAGCAGCGTTGATCTCGACCCGGGATCAGCAAGACGACTGCGAAGGGATGAGAGTTCCACGATCGAATCTCCTCGGGAGTCCGCTCAGCCGGGCTCAGCTGCCGATGTTGTAGGAGATGAGCTTCCAGTCGTCGTTCTCTTTGACCAGCTTGAAAGAGGCAGGCACTTTGGTGCCTCTTTCGAGCGTTACGGTGCCGGCCAGCTCGGCACCGGCAAGATCGATAGAGCGCTCCGTGAAGGAAGTGTCCTTGACCTGGAAGAGCTGCGTGTTGGTCTCGACCGTGGCTGTGAAGTCCGCGAGTGATTGTTCCTCTTTGAGCGGCGCACAAAAGTGCTCGTGCGCCGCCGCGTAGTCACCCGCCCCCGCGCTCGCGAGGAAGCCCTGAATGACCTCTTCCGGCCCCGCCGTCGCGCGCCAGACAAAGAGAAAGACGATCGCCACGAAAACAGCGATGAGCGCGGCGAGCGCTCCGCAGCCCAGCGCGATGAGACGCCCCCAACGCTTCTTCGGCTGTTCGCTCGCGTCCGTCGACATCGTCATGAGAACCTCCTTTGGGCCGCTTGTTTTCTTCTACTCTCCGTTGGCCGCCTCATTCAGCAGGCGGGCGACCTGACCGTGACCACGGTGCTCCGCGATCATTCCAGCGGTGGCACCATCGCCGCTGCGCAGACTGGCTCTTGCGCCGCCGTCGAGCAACGCTCGCACGGTGCCTTCGTGTCCGTTCTGGGCCGCCAGCATGAGCGGCGTCCAGCCGTCGGGCGTCGCTGCGTCGGCGTTCGCTCCTGCCTCCAGCAGGACATGGACACCGGCGACATGGCCCTCGAGAGCGGCCAGCATGAGGGCCGTTCCTCTGTCAGAGGATCTGGCCTCGGTCGCTGCTCCTCGCTCGAGCAAAACCCTCAGCGTGTCGACATGGTCGTGCCCGGCGGCCTTCATGAGAGTCGTGGTTCCTGTCCTATTGGTCGCGTCGATGGCGGCGCCGCGGTCCAGTAACAGCTCGATGCACTTCGAATGCCCGGTCTGAGCCGCCAGAGTCAATGCCGTCATGCCCTCGTGGTTGGCCGCGTTGGCGCGCGCGCCTCGGTCAA containing:
- a CDS encoding DUF4878 domain-containing protein, which produces MTMSTDASEQPKKRWGRLIALGCGALAALIAVFVAIVFLFVWRATAGPEEVIQGFLASAGAGDYAAAHEHFCAPLKEEQSLADFTATVETNTQLFQVKDTSFTERSIDLAGAELAGTVTLERGTKVPASFKLVKENDDWKLISYNIGS
- a CDS encoding ankyrin repeat domain-containing protein gives rise to the protein MRISSYLGVLAALSIATAAAGQDQAEPLLQAALRGDSAEVVSLVSQGMPVDSVVSGGWTALMAAAQEGHLDVVEALLDRGARANAANHEGMTALTLAAQTGHSKCIELLLDRGAAIDATNRTGTTTLMKAAGHDHVDTLRVLLERGAATEARSSDRGTALMLAALEGHVAGVHVLLEAGANADAATPDGWTPLMLAAQNGHEGTVRALLDGGARASLRSGDGATAGMIAEHRGHGQVARLLNEAANGE